A window from Citrus sinensis cultivar Valencia sweet orange chromosome 5, DVS_A1.0, whole genome shotgun sequence encodes these proteins:
- the LOC102629074 gene encoding aspartic proteinase CDR1-like, with product MAALISLLAICITATLQFVFPFVESNSGCVTADLIHRDSPLSPLYSPSETNSERFHKAYLRSISRLNNHFNPNAASPEALQAPMVSSGGEYFINISIGTPRVELIGIADTASDLTWIQCKPCYKCYKQNPPIFDPKQSSTSRNITCQSESCLRLVKDRRCDTNENTCQFYYSYADGSYTTGFVGTEIFVISSKTSPEEGTFPNIVYGCGNNNTGTFDEVGSGIVGLGGGPLSLISQITKSINGKFSYCLVPTSAEGNATSKINFGDIGLVPGKSKVVTVDLVDKQPTTYYHVTLEAISVGSKRVKYFTSNATDGEEGNMIIDSGTTFTFLDPQFYEKLAAVLERQVGSKRVDDPRGYASACFKVEKESDLPNITFHFAGAADLKLNTVNAFARLEEENLMCLNMLPVDSIGVFGNLSQMNFLIQFDLVERKISFMPTDCAKC from the coding sequence ATGGCAGCTCTAATTTCACTTCTCGCAATATGCATCACCGCCACTCTTCAGTTTGTCTTTCCTTTTGTCGAATCCAACAGTGGCTGTGTCACTGCTGATCTTATCCACCGTGATTCCCCACTGTCTCCCCTTTACAGCCCCTCGGAAACCAACTCCGAACGATTCCATAAAGCTTATCTCCGTTCAATATCACGTTTGAACAATCACTTCAACCCAAACGCAGCCTCCCCAGAAGCACTCCAGGCCCCCATGGTTTCTTCAGGAGGAGAATATTTCATCAACATTTCAATCGGAACCCCACGGGTCGAGTTGATTGGAATAGCCGATACAGCAAGCGACCTCACATGGATTCAATGCAAGCCATGCTATAAATGTTACAAGCAAAACCCTCCAATCTTCGACCCCAAGCAATCCTCAACGTCCAGAAACATCACATGCCAATCTGAATCGTGCCTCCGCTTGGTGAAAGACAGGCGTTGCGATACAAATGAAAACACATGCCAATTCTATTACTCATACGCTGACGGTTCATACACTACCGGATTTGTTGGTACCGAAATTTTCGTTATTAGTTCAAAAACTAGCCCTGAAGAGGGCACATTTCCGAATATAGTATATGGTTGCGGAAATAATAACACTGGCACGTTTGATGAAGTTGGCTCCGGAATTGTTGGCCTTGGGGGCGGCCCTCTTTCTTTAATCTCTCAAATAACTAAATCCATCAATGGAAAATTTTCGTACTGTTTGGTGCCAACGTCCGCAGAGGGGAACGCCACGAGTAAAATAAACTTCGGCGACATAGGTTTGGTTCCAGGGAAGTCTAAAGTTGTTACGGTTGATTTAGTTGATAAACAACCAACAACTTATTATCATGTGACGTTGGAGGCCATTAGCGTTGGCAGCAAAAgggttaaatattttacaagtAATGCAACCGATGGGGAAGAGGGAAACATGATAATTGATTCCGGGACAACGTTTACGTTTCTTGATCctcaattttatgaaaaattggCGGCAGTTTTGGAGAGACAAGTTGGGTCTAAACGTGTTGATGATCCGAGGGGATATGCAAGCGCGTgctttaaagttgaaaaagaaagtgatCTTCCGAATATTACATTTCATTTTGCTGGGGCAGCAGATTTGAAGTTGAACACAGTGAATGCGTTTGCTAGATTAGAGGAAGAAAATTTGATGTGCTTGAACATGTTACCTGTGGATTCTATTGGGGTGTTTGGAAATTTGTCCCAAAtgaatttcttgattcaaTTTGATCTTGTGGAGAGGAAAATTTCGTTTATGCCAACTGATTGTGCCAAGtgttag